The sequence CTCATTTTGCACTTAAGGATTTGGGAAAATTACAACTTCATATATCAGCTCAATTCATCAATGGTTTAAGTTTACTGTGCATTTTATCATCATGCCACTTGAACAGCGTTTTGTATGAAAAtgctttatttaaaattatagtaCGCTACAATTATGTGTAACacaaatttttgttttaatatatattttttttgtttattttatctcACTATATTGTACTACATTATACTATGCAGTACAGtacagtatttttttttttttttttttttttttccgtcCCTCCACTACTCTAATTTGTAATCTACTTTGTTTGCATACGTATACAAAAATTAGAACGTAGTTAAGTGTTAATTGTTAAGTGTTAAGTGTTAAGAGTTAAGAGTTAAGAAATAACATGTACTTAAAATTCTCAATAATAGCGCATATTCATTTGCTGAATAGACTTACGCTTGcgtatatttccttttttgacTAGGGCTTTTATATAAGTTGAAGACTTAAATtgcggaaaaaaaaaaggaaaaaacgaaaaaagcCTCATTTGATTATTTCCGTACTTACAGTtacacacataaatatatgtttgtacatatgtatgtgtgagtgtatttattttttttttttttttttttgttcctaTCTGTGCTCTTGCGCATCACTGCATTTTTCCCAACTTCCATTTCATAAAGCCGCATTACGAATAAAACGTATACAACTTTTTTATCGTGGggaatagaaaaaaaagaaataattttatgtctttttgtaatttctattgatgagaaaaaaattaacagcAGTCATCGACAAAAAAGTTAGCCTAGGggagaattaaaaataaaaaggtcTACAGGGGTATAACGTACTGACCGGGAGCGGGGggaagcaaaaataaaacaaaagagagtaaaataaaagaaagataaaatataggAGGATTTTATGTATgctgattatatatattcggaTTTAATGTTTGcagattttatatataccgattatatatattcggaTTTAATGTTTGCAGATTTTATGTATgctgattatatatattcggaTTTAATGTTTGcagattttatatatttatatattcggATTTAATGTTTGcagattttatatatattcggaTTTAATGTTTGcagatttatatatagttatcGGATTTAATGTTTGCAGATTTTATGTATgctgattatatatattcggaTTTAATGTTTGcagattttatatataccgattatatatattcggaTTTAATGTTTGcagattttatatatacgaattttatatatgcggTTATAATATAggaagataaaaaagaaaacacaGCGTTAGCGTTACAGTTGAGCCAAAGGAAAAAGACATCCTGAAAAGTATCTCCTGTAAGGGGAAATTACTCGTCGGTTTTAAGATGAATAAGCTTATGAACAACGAATATAAGTGCACCAGCAAGGGGAACAAAGAGAGCgtagaaataatatacacaGATAATAAGAACAAAGTGCTAAGGAACGATGGTGTAAGGAAAGGGGAAATATTATATGAGGAAACGAGCAGGAAAGAAGTGTATCTTATGAATGAGCTtcataatatgaaaaataatttgtttgaTAATACTCCTTTTTCTAactatatacatttttatgaaatatataataatctaaaatatatagtaaaatatgaaaaaaagaaaaaaaaaggacagttatttttcatttatacaaCTAGTAAAagatattgtttttattttttatatatattttttttaatatttaatatatgtttattatttcgACTACAAACTTTAGttaaatttcctttttttggatataattattattacatgtacgaaatacattttcatgtattttttactttttttgttctCACGTACTCTGCTCTTAAtatttatctctttttttttacatacaaaaatttaatatatcataccAATGTTTTGTGCTTAATTATAGTACAGACACTATACAATACTTATATTAAAGAGAAAAACAAAGAGATTTATAGGAATACGGAAATACTCATTGAGGGATGTAAAAGAGTGCTGCATGCCATGGGGGATGGCTCGGATCAACTCTTCGACAACAAGCGTAATGACAGTCTTGGCAGTTCTTCCAATATTGAAAGTATTGGCGGTACTCACAATTTTGCCAATAATGGCGGTACTCACAATTTTGCCAATAATGGCGGTACTCACAATTTTGCCAATAATGGCGATACTCACAATTATGCCAATACTTCCAATTCGTACAATTTTGACCATTCCACCAATCCTTACAATTTTCCCAGTGCCGCCAATTTTGATAACATCGTCCTTCTGTATGCGGATAGCATCTTCAATAAATtcactaatatatttatgtacataaataaggAATGTTATAAACGCGGAAATGTATCCAGAAACAGTATTCGTTATGAGGATGATTTTATAGAGGTTGAAGTTGCCCGACAAGCCGAACGAGCACCTTCGGACCTAGGGGATGACTTAATGTCCAGCAACACAGATAGAAGTAGTAATGCATATATTCAGGGCAACAACAAAAAAGCATCCTTTCTCTGTAGACAAAAGTACACCGACGGGATGCATGCAATAAATAAGGACTtagtgaaaaaattaaattatgcaCAAGGtagagaaaatgaaaaatgttcTTATAACAATGGTAGTAGAAgaagtatatataacatttttggTAATTCTATTTACTCAGATATtgatgatataaatatatatatgaaatataaagagAATTATATTCACTCATTAATGATGGATaaatgtaaagaaaaattgaattatataaaatttattttttattttattccatatgtaataaatttatttattaacatgttaataaatttttatgtctTATTTTcagtttattattataataataggaTACCTTTAGCTCCATCTTATGAGTTATCTAAATTACatattctaaatatattaaattataaaggCATATACTACATtctattcatattttttcataacttctttttctttttgtatttattattcctctataaattaaatactatttactttttccttcgacaaatatataaacaatgCAAATACGAGTCCATATATTATTGCGAACATGTTATGAATGCCATATacgaaaattttattttcccccATACTGTACAAGTGctactcaaaaaaaaaaggcctCAAAATAGCagaaacaaattaaaagacAACCAAGAAGAAGCATACAcacatgaaaataatttgcaGAAAAGAATGACGCACACACAAGGCCTGAAGGACCAATCATGGTTCGAACAAAGGGATAACAAGATGAATCAGACAGATCAAGCAGCGCAAACAAATCAAGCAGTAAATTTGGCTGATAGTAATCCCTTTACTACGAATACATCAACGCATTGTCAAAGGTCAACTCGTGATATGCATTCACAAAAGGGACACACGAAGTGATTACATCCTTCATTAGAAAaactataaatttaaaaaggaaaaaaattatatgactTCTTGAAGTGCTTCTTAACGGATTAATCCATCCAAACGGGAAGTAAATAGTGTAAAAAGTATTTGTGTCTAGGTGTTAGCGCCTCTGTAACATATCTtccatatacgtacataaacAATTATAAACGAAGATGAACAcacgtacgtacatacatacatacatacatacatacatacatacatacatacatacatacatacatacatacatacatacatacatacatacaaacacaTACGTTCGAATACCCCATCTCAGCTGCGGAAAACTGAGAGTCGTCTAATCGGGCAAAACTACTCCCCGAATAATCAGAAACTTctcttataaaaaaacaaatacatcaagaattttattttatgttaattttacgaaaaagaaaaaataataaaatatagcaaaatataacaaagaatagaaaaatgacacacaaaaaaaaaaaaaaaaaaaaaaaaaagaagaaactTTATGCACTTATTACCGTCAAGTATCATGTGCTTAATCATttgtttattcttttttctgttttaattatatcaaatatatGCAGCAAAGGCAAACAAGTGACAGATGcttacacatatacatgcatacttACGTGTGTATATTATAAGGTGAAAGCATGCTCATGGAGCTaagctttatttttttttatttttttttaattaaccGAGAAAATTAGTAAATACGCGAAGGTATCAATAGTGTCCCCTTCACCTTCCATGAGGGGTAATACCATAGATACTGACTGTTGTTGCTGTTGTTGCCACAGCTATTGTTGTTACCACAtctgttgttgttgttgttgttaccacattgttgttgttgttgttgttgttgttgttgttgttagcacagttgttgttgttgttgttagcacagttgttgttgttgttgttgttgccACAGCTGCTGTTGTTGCTGCCACAGCCGTTGTTGCTGTTGCTGTTGCTGTGACTATTAATTCCCCTTCTTTGCCGCTAGCTCCGCGCGTGCAATATGGGTATAAAGGTACCAAAGTGAATCTGCTCAAACTAGGTCATAAGGACTTATATGGGATATATTTCATCCTGTAAATGCTTCCGTTGCTCGGAAAATGAGAGGGATAATCGTAACAAACGGTGTTAAGGtattttttgtctttttctgaatagttcataaatatatggttCAATTTATGTAAGGCTTCCTGgtcatataaattttcaactTGTTTATAGTTTTTTCTTAGTTGCTCgtcattattaatattataaccACATAAGTCTATGTTGAGCCCTTTTTCACGCTTGTTCATCAGATGTCTTTCCCATTTAATGTGCATACTGAatcttgaaaaaatattaccgACAAAAATTTTTGCATTAATACAAATCCATTGATCTATTATTGCTACATGTCCATCAtgcaaatatgtattatcatagaaataaaaaaaatctttaTATTGATTAAACTGTTTATTAAGTACTTTCTCaatttgctttttttcatctgaggaaatgaaaattttgttaatattatttatgaacataatatataacaatttaCCAACTGCTACATGAATAGGTGGTAAGTCATATCTAactatttttctaaaatcaTTATATCTTAAATGTGcacttatataattatttgtgCCTAATATATCTCTAATGTAATAATTCCCCTCATTTATTAAATCTTCattaaatagtaaaatatcttccatatttttttcaaacaaTTCGTTTACAAAAGGAACAAGTAAGCTATTCCCTTGTTTAATCAAAATAGAGTCATTGTAAGAAGAGAATAAATTATCAACAATACTGCTAGCGAAATAGCTAGTTATAAAAGGAAATCCATAACACTCTGTGTTTTTTCCCTTCATCGTTGTACATTTACCTGAGTATATTACAGAATAGTTATACTCACAGTTGTTGCAAATCTGTTTATATTTGTACCCCCCCGATGAACATTTCTCAAAgcttaaaatgttaaaagtTGGATCAGAGGAACTTGACACAGCAGTATTTCCTTCTTCACTTGACACAAAATCACCTACAAAGTACttgaaacaaataatataatcaaCATGATTACCATATAATACTTCATAATCTGAAAATTCTATCACAGGTatcacatttttaataattgtaatattaaaaaaggagcTCCATTTTATTTGGTCAgaagtttttcttttccagTGAGTTAAATAACACCAGGGGGGCAGAACAAGATAGTACAAATTTTTCCTATCTCCTTGATTTAAGTAGTAAACTATTAAGGCCATCCTATATAGTATTTCCTTCTGCAACTGAAGTGAAAAACGAAAATTTGCATATGTTAAGCGGTAAAATGGTGCTATTATGAAAAGAGTTTAGGAGCCGGAGGAGGCGCAAACGAAAGCAGAAATGCATTGGTTActcaaaaaatgaagaaaaaatggagaaaaaatggagaaaaaatgaagaaaaaatggagaaaaaatgaagaaaaaatgaagaaaaaatgaagaaaaaaaggagaaaaaatgaagaaaaaaaggaaatattttccttttctctCTACAACAAGCAAACAACAAGAAGACGTATTTTCCAAATGCATTGTCCTGTTTTTCTGCATACATTAAAACCCTCTCCAATATTTACATCATACAGAagatatttctttttcttaagGAAGTAAAATGGATAGCCTGAATATACATCATCCTTTTTGCAAATATGTGAATATAAATTTGTGTGCAAATACTTAGCTACTATTTCTAAGAATGATAATAGGAATATAactaaatttaatattacaatGTTCATGATGCATACTGTATTGTGTGCAAATATGGTGGAAGAAAAATGAACAGACTTGGCAATGTAGCTTCTCAGTGTGTATGTGAATGGGATTGTATGATGTTGTTTGAGTTCGCGATATCCAGAGTTCTCTTACGTTTTAATCAGAACTTAGTGTTATTTGTTCGTTCATTTCTTTGTATGCTAATTAGTTTATTTGCtccttacttttttttttttttttattttgttaacatTAAATGCTGCTTCAAAACTGTCAACTTGTCAAGggaaattttacaaaattaattgGCACAAGCATATTTCACAGCTCTTTCAAAATATTTGCTATATAACgtagaataaaattaaaaaaaaaaaaatatatatatatatatatatatgtatagtgCGTAAGCAATTTTCAGACAAGCTTGTGTAAGCTTTAACTTCTTTATGACAACTTTAAATTCTGctgtgcaaaaaaaaagcggTTTATTAATTGATCGTTTAAAATATCGAGTAgagtaaaaagaaaacgaaaaagaaaaaaaaaaattattgctcGAACAATGATTGAACGATTATACAGTGAATTAAGAACGATTGGACATCGAATTAACAATGCTTAATCATTgctgattttttaaaatgtaattaaaaaggaacatataaatagatattaATTAAAGTTTAAccttgtaaaaaaaaaaaaaaaataattaaaataataaaacaaaggtAATACTAAATCaaggattttttttttttttttttttttttatttttaaaattaattattttactatattaacaaaaattaacaaaaaaaaggaataaagaaaaaatggaataaagaaaaaatagaataacgaaaaaatgaaagaaggGAAGAAAGAAACATTCACACTTCGCCCTTATATTGcactttaatttttcaaatccTACAATTAAACAAGTGCCTACATTTAACTTGtttctccttttttccttctttttacTTGTAGCACTGCTTCACAATATGACTATATCACTGTATCACTTTTCATTAACTATTATCTACATATAATCCTCCTCGTTGAAATCGTCGTCATCATCAAACTGTTTTCTTCTCCTGatctgtaaaaaaaaataaataaaaatatgctatatattttagagtAAATACTATTTACAATGTGAAAAAAGGTAGATCTAAAGGTATAGGGgcatttttaaaatcaaaTTCCTTCCAATTATCCtaatacatatgcatacacatatttGCTCAATTTTTAGTTGTTTTCAGGGGAATACTTCGATTACAGGTTCCTTTTTGCAAATCCTTTCGCTGATTTGCTGTCATAtgagaatgaaaaaaaaaaaaatatataatatgataaaaaacgATAAAATGCGATAAAATGTGATAAAATGTGATAAAAAACGATAAAATGCGATAAAATGTGATAAAATACGATAAAATGcaataaaatacaataaaatacgataaaacaataaaatataacaaaataaaatggaacgAAACGTGGAgtggtaaaataaatatttaagtcGTATCTTTTTTCCCCCTCTTTTCCTTCCTCACACGtttacacacacatacatataaatatatacatatcatatgtatatataaacaaaccTCTATAATTTTAATCAGTTGGTCCtcatcaatttttttatgtaataagcCCATCTGGCTattctaaaaaaagaaaaaaaaaaaaaaaaaaaagcacaaGCAAGttaatttattgtattacAATATCTCTTATCTTATCTTATCTTATGTTCTCtctctctctttttttttttttttttttatgtatgtatttcaTCACATGTGTGTGCTTTAAATCTggtgttaaaaatatatgattgaAACGGAACACAACACAAGGCTGTGGAAAAATACTTTTGcaacgataaaaaaaaaaaagaaaaaaaggaaatgaaaagaaaagaaaaaaggtaAAGAAATGAAGGAAAGATGAGATAAAAGGAGGGggtatttttcaaattttctccatattttgtttttactcttattattatatccTCTATTTTCCTAGCCTTCTCTTCTTTAACAATGGCTATCCTTGACACttgaaagaagaaaaaaacaaaaaattctTGTTAGTATTATTATGGTGTAATAAAgtagtttattttattactaacTATACaatatttctcatttttattttatcatttctttgtattttttttttaacatttatattttattatttcattatttatttttttatttttttttttcttccgtACATCGTGCATGAGCATCTGGAGTTAATAGAGATTTTAAAATGATTCTTCTTTGCTCCAGTAATTCCCTATATTTAGAATATGCAATGAGAATAATGTACAACATATATGTAGTTGTTCCTGTAGGTTTGCAaacgcatatgtatatatgtatacgcggtgtaatataataaaaaacattttacgTAGCTGTCTTTtcaatcttttttttattttcaaatatatatgttgttaAAGTACTCTTGCTTC comes from Plasmodium malariae genome assembly, chromosome: 7 and encodes:
- the ARP gene encoding apoptosis-related protein, putative, giving the protein MNIEKAESNSKLLEFSRQNLENKTKKELEIKQKQEELLEQRRIILKSLLTPDAHARLSRIAIVKEEKARKIEDIIIRNSQMGLLHKKIDEDQLIKIIEQISERICKKEPVIEIRRRKQFDDDDDFNEEDYM
- the POFUT2 gene encoding GDP-fucose protein O-fucosyltransferase 2, putative, coding for MNIVILNLVIFLLSFLEIVAKYLHTNLYSHICKKDDVYSGYPFYFLKKKKYLLYDVNIGEGFNLQKEILYRMALIVYYLNQGDRKNLYYLVLPPWCYLTHWKRKTSDQIKWSSFFNITIIKNVIPVIEFSDYEVLYGNHVDYIICFKYFVGDFVSSEEGNTAVSSSSDPTFNILSFEKCSSGGYKYKQICNNCEYNYSVIYSGKCTTMKGKNTECYGFPFITSYFASSIVDNLFSSYNDSILIKQGNSLLVPFVNELFEKNMEDILLFNEDLINEGNYYIRDILGTNNYISAHLRYNDFRKIVRYDLPPIHVAVGKLLYIMFINNINKIFISSDEKKQIEKVLNKQFNQYKDFFYFYDNTYLHDGHVAIIDQWICINAKIFVGNIFSRFSMHIKWERHLMNKREKGLNIDLCGYNINNDEQLRKNYKQVENLYDQEALHKLNHIFMNYSEKDKKYLNTVCYDYPSHFPSNGSIYRMKYIPYKSL
- the PmUG01_07020700 gene encoding conserved Plasmodium protein, unknown function — protein: MNNEYKCTSKGNKESVEIIYTDNKNKVLRNDGVRKGEILYEETSRKEVYLMNELHNMKNNLFDNTPFSNYIHFYEIYNNLKYIVKYEKKKKKGQLFFIYTTSKRYCFYFLYIFFLIFNICLLFRLQTLVKFPFFGYNYYYMYEIHFHVFFTFFVLTYSALNIYLFFFTYKNLIYHTNVLCLIIVQTLYNTYIKEKNKEIYRNTEILIEGCKRVLHAMGDGSDQLFDNKRNDSLGSSSNIESIGGTHNFANNGGTHNFANNGGTHNFANNGDTHNYANTSNSYNFDHSTNPYNFPSAANFDNIVLLYADSIFNKFTNIFMYINKECYKRGNVSRNSIRYEDDFIEVEVARQAERAPSDLGDDLMSSNTDRSSNAYIQGNNKKASFLCRQKYTDGMHAINKDLVKKLNYAQGRENEKCSYNNGSRRSIYNIFGNSIYSDIDDINIYMKYKENYIHSLMMDKCKEKLNYIKFIFYFIPYVINLFINMLINFYVLFSVYYYNNRIPLAPSYELSKLHILNILNYKGIYYILFIFFHNFFFFLYLLFLYKLNTIYFFLRQIYKQCKYESIYYCEHVMNAIYENFIFPHTVQVLLKKKRPQNSRNKLKDNQEEAYTHENNLQKRMTHTQGLKDQSWFEQRDNKMNQTDQAAQTNQAVNLADSNPFTTNTSTHCQRSTRDMHSQKGHTK